The Flavobacterium faecale genomic sequence GGATAGCAAAGTTTTCAAATAATTTAATTTCTGCTACCAATCCAGCATGGTAACTTGTGATTGCATCTGTCGAATTATAATTTTCAGAATTTAAAGTAATTGCGGTTCCATTTTGATTGGCATAATTGATTCCCCCTTTAACACCAAAGCGTATCGATTGCGCTTGTGAAATTGTAGTCATTCCTAGTAAAATTGCAGCGAATAAAATTGTCTTTTTCATGTTTTTTAATTTGAAGATTATGTGTTGCAATGTATAACTGTTTAATGCTTGATATGTTGTATCATTTTCTAAATATGTTTCAAAATACCAATGTTGAGGTACTAGGTCGTGTATATATAAAGTGTATTACACTATTTTAAAAATATCTTTATAGTAAGAATAATAGGTTTAAATAACCAATCGTAAACTTTTGTAAATATTCTTGAAAATTGTGTAACATTCCATATTGACCTCATTTCTATTTTTGTAGAGCAAATATTTGTAAATCATTATATAAATATTAGCACGAATAATACCGTTAAATCAGAGGTATCGGAATCCGTTTTAAAGTTTGGTTTTATTATCTAAAAAAATAAAGCCTTACCATTTACTAACAATTAAAAATGAACAACATGAAAAAGATTTTTACTATTTGTGCGCTGGCTTACCTTGGAGTCAACGCAACTGCCCAGATGAAAGATGTGACAGTTACATTACAGCCAACGGCTAGTTACAATTGGTTTGACAAAAACACTGCTATTGAAGATGGTGCTATGTATGGAGCAAGATTAGGTTTTGGTTTTGGAGAGTCCATTGAGCTAAGAGGTGTTTATGAAAAATCTACTGATTTGAAAAACACTGTTAGTAATTTTAATGTCTTTAGTGATGATTTTATCAACAACTTTAACTCTCGCTCAGTTGATGTAGAACGTTTTGGAGGAGAATTCAAAGCAAATATTCCAACTCGTGGAACTTTTGTACCCTACTTCACTTTGGGTGCAGGTGTACAAAAATTGACAGTTGATAATAATGCTCAAAACGCACCACAAACAAAATTTAAAACAGAGCAAACTTACCTTAATGTAGGTTTAGGAACTCAAATTAAACTAGGAACCAGATTGTTTTTGAACTTAGAAGCAAAAAACACTGTTTTCAATTTAAATCCGAACTCAATATTATATCAAGATGGGCCTAATCAAAACGAATTTAATGGACTGTTAGGTAGTGATAATAATTCTAGAATGTCAAACTGGTCTGCTCTTGCGGGTCTGCAGTTGTACTTAGGTGGACGCGCTCCTGAAGAGTTAAGTCCGTTGGACAGAGCGTACCGTAATAAATACTCAGGAGGACTGGGAGGATTTAAATTAATTTTCGAACCGGGTGGAGCTTACGTTAATTTTGATAACGATACCAATTTAAGAGATACTTATTTATTAGGAGGTAAAGTAGGATTTGATTTGAACCAATATGTTGGTATTAGAGGATACTACTACAGAGCAACCAAAGACGAACAATTATCATTTGATTTTGATGATTTGGCAATGTACGGTGGAGATTTTATAGCTAAACTAAATGTTTCTCGTGGGCTTGTGCCTTACATTACTTTGGGTGGTGGATATTTGAATGTTAACCAAAACAGTTATGTGGGTAAAGACGGCTTAACAGCTGCATCATCTGGTTACTTTGCAAAAGGTGGAGCTGGATTGACGATTCCTGTTGGAAGAAATGTAGAATTATTTGGGGATGCGAGTTTCATGTATACATCTAATCGTGACAACGATGATTTGCAAAATACAGTTTCTCCAGATGAGTTGAGACAACACGTAATGTATACCGCAGGACTTCGTTTCCAAATTGGAAAAAGAGCAGATGATACAGATGAAATTTTAAGAAACGAAATTGATCAAAAGGTAAAAGCTAATACTAAAGTTTACGAAGATAGAATCAAAGATCTTGAAGATGACTTGGCTAAAGCATACAAAGAAAACGATAGTAAAAAAGCGGTAGAAATTATTGAAGAGAAAAAAGAGCTTGAAAGATCTATCGAAGTGGAGCAACGTAAAGATAGTAGAGATGATTTCAATCAAAATAAAAAGAAAGAATCTAGATCTAGTTCTGACGAAGATAGAAAACCAAAAGAATCTAGAGTTGAAATGACTCCGAAAGAATTGGAGAGCATGATTGACAAAGTAATTCAAGGTGTTGATGAAGATTCTCGTAAGACTCAAAGTACAGATCAACGTATGGATCGTTTAGAGAAATTATTGTTAGAAATCAACACGGGTACATACAGAGAGAATTTGTCTCCTGCGGTACAAGATGATGCTTCTCAAAAAATTATCGATAAATTGAATGAGTTAAATCAAAAAATCGATAGTAACTCAGATAAAATCAACAATCTTGGAAGTGTACAAAACCAAGGTCAAGATAAAACAGTTGTAATAACTTCTGGTCAACAATCATCAATGTTGCCACAAACGATTCAACAATCACCTGCTACTGTTCAAACAAATGATCAAGGTACTGCAACAGTACCAGTAAACAACACTAAACAAGGTGTAGTAACTGGATTGGTGGTAAACGAAGGAATGTCATTGTTCACTGGTGCGGTTATTGCAGACGATGTATCAATGATTGTAGGTATTAGAGGAAACTATAATTTCACTAATTCAAACTTCAGATTCATGCCAGACTTATATATTGCTCCTGGAAAAGACACAGGATTTGGAATCAATGCCAATGTTGCAATACCATTTGCAGTAAACAAAGGAGCAATTGGTGAGCCTTATGTAGGTGTAGGATTAGGATACAATGATGCAGTAGGAAAAAGTACTTTTAGCCCTAACGTAGTTTTGGGAACAACTTTTAATGTGCTTGGAGGTAAATTATATGCAGATTATACTGCACACAACTTTATCACAATTCACCAAATATCTATTGGGTATAAACTAAATTTTTAATAATATGATGAACTCAAGCATAGTAATAAAAATGAAGAAAGTGGTACCATGCATCTGCATTTTATTTTCAGCTAGTCTTTTCGCGC encodes the following:
- a CDS encoding outer membrane beta-barrel protein translates to MKKIFTICALAYLGVNATAQMKDVTVTLQPTASYNWFDKNTAIEDGAMYGARLGFGFGESIELRGVYEKSTDLKNTVSNFNVFSDDFINNFNSRSVDVERFGGEFKANIPTRGTFVPYFTLGAGVQKLTVDNNAQNAPQTKFKTEQTYLNVGLGTQIKLGTRLFLNLEAKNTVFNLNPNSILYQDGPNQNEFNGLLGSDNNSRMSNWSALAGLQLYLGGRAPEELSPLDRAYRNKYSGGLGGFKLIFEPGGAYVNFDNDTNLRDTYLLGGKVGFDLNQYVGIRGYYYRATKDEQLSFDFDDLAMYGGDFIAKLNVSRGLVPYITLGGGYLNVNQNSYVGKDGLTAASSGYFAKGGAGLTIPVGRNVELFGDASFMYTSNRDNDDLQNTVSPDELRQHVMYTAGLRFQIGKRADDTDEILRNEIDQKVKANTKVYEDRIKDLEDDLAKAYKENDSKKAVEIIEEKKELERSIEVEQRKDSRDDFNQNKKKESRSSSDEDRKPKESRVEMTPKELESMIDKVIQGVDEDSRKTQSTDQRMDRLEKLLLEINTGTYRENLSPAVQDDASQKIIDKLNELNQKIDSNSDKINNLGSVQNQGQDKTVVITSGQQSSMLPQTIQQSPATVQTNDQGTATVPVNNTKQGVVTGLVVNEGMSLFTGAVIADDVSMIVGIRGNYNFTNSNFRFMPDLYIAPGKDTGFGINANVAIPFAVNKGAIGEPYVGVGLGYNDAVGKSTFSPNVVLGTTFNVLGGKLYADYTAHNFITIHQISIGYKLNF